The proteins below come from a single Rickettsiales bacterium genomic window:
- a CDS encoding SemiSWEET transporter, with product MIETIGLLAAILTTACYIPQALHVVRSRNTGGISLLAYTTLFIGIALWFIYGLFLHDLPLMLANGITLPLVGLIIVMKLRHK from the coding sequence ATGATAGAAACGATCGGCCTGCTGGCCGCCATTTTGACCACCGCCTGCTATATCCCGCAAGCCTTGCATGTCGTGCGCTCCCGCAATACCGGCGGCATCTCGCTGCTCGCCTATACGACCCTGTTTATCGGTATTGCGCTGTGGTTCATCTACGGCCTGTTCCTGCATGACCTGCCGCTCATGCTCGCCAACGGCATCACGCTCCCGCTGGTCGGCCTGATCATTGTCATGAAGTTACGGCACAAATAG
- a CDS encoding 1-acyl-sn-glycerol-3-phosphate acyltransferase has product MHLPFAFNPEPFYRMVIRTLCHAFYGPEYTGFEQLPESGPAMLISNHVSYVDGVIIASGCKRPVRFVIDGQIYKLPFIHYLMKYNRAIPIDPTRESVTRALEEISAGLKAGDIICIFPEGQLTYTGSLGRFKTGIESIIKRDPVPVYPVALNGLWGSIFSRKYIGSIRRFLPRIMPQRVQAICGAPIAPELVTVNFLQKTVMRLKYQFASA; this is encoded by the coding sequence TTGCATTTACCCTTTGCTTTCAATCCCGAGCCTTTCTACCGTATGGTGATTCGAACGCTCTGCCATGCGTTTTACGGGCCTGAATATACGGGATTCGAGCAGCTGCCGGAATCAGGTCCGGCCATGCTGATCAGCAATCATGTTTCCTATGTTGATGGGGTTATCATAGCGTCGGGGTGCAAGCGTCCCGTGCGTTTTGTGATCGACGGCCAGATTTACAAGCTGCCCTTCATCCACTACCTCATGAAATATAACCGGGCTATTCCCATCGATCCGACGCGCGAAAGCGTGACGCGCGCGCTGGAAGAGATTTCCGCCGGGCTCAAGGCGGGGGATATTATTTGTATTTTTCCGGAAGGGCAACTCACCTATACGGGCAGCCTGGGCAGGTTCAAGACGGGGATCGAATCTATCATCAAGCGCGACCCCGTTCCCGTTTATCCGGTTGCGCTTAACGGATTGTGGGGCAGCATATTCAGCCGCAAATATATCGGCTCAATACGCCGGTTCCTGCCTCGCATCATGCCGCAGCGCGTGCAGGCAATTTGCGGAGCACCTATTGCGCCGGAACTCGTGACGGTGAATTTCCTCCAGAAGACGGTTATGCGTTTAAAATATCAATTTGCTTCCGCTTAA
- a CDS encoding glycosyltransferase family 4 protein, which produces MSSTNDKDRALPDVILIGAFPESRTLIEGSEQAAVYGLAHALRARNDIASFQVIALPQSPSTDFATVSGECDGIRVTWLRRKRFSSGLRHLPFIVRQIRQAHIPVVHVHGTGLLQWAVLAYAKHKRWRSVWTLYGLKTEETLDAYSLAPTMTGLFRHLFYKKVETLCMKAAPAIIADSPYMAEQIVHKAGISKEMIRIVPHGIFTAQFRPLQNRQSAEPQVVSVGALVPRKGHHLTIEAFAQMKQRLPDARLFIAGEMRSASYYRQLFTLIEKQGMAESIVIAANPSRTQVLEALGNARIFALHSKDESQDMALCEALAAGLPVVATKVGGIPWVIEDGSDGLLAPYGNVETFSSHMRALLTDNALHARMTAAAKTCSLRFDWKNIADEVMKVYSSLRP; this is translated from the coding sequence ATGAGTTCCACAAACGACAAAGACAGGGCCCTCCCGGACGTTATCCTGATCGGCGCATTTCCTGAAAGCCGCACGCTGATCGAGGGCAGCGAACAGGCCGCCGTTTACGGGCTGGCGCACGCACTGCGGGCGCGTAACGACATTGCTTCGTTTCAGGTAATCGCTCTGCCACAGTCCCCTTCCACCGACTTTGCCACTGTTTCCGGAGAATGCGACGGCATCCGGGTGACCTGGCTTCGCCGCAAGCGTTTTTCTTCCGGCCTGAGGCATTTACCTTTTATTGTGCGGCAAATCCGGCAGGCACACATCCCGGTCGTGCATGTGCATGGCACAGGACTGCTGCAATGGGCGGTACTGGCTTACGCAAAACACAAACGCTGGCGAAGCGTGTGGACCTTATACGGGCTGAAAACCGAAGAAACGCTCGATGCCTACAGCCTCGCTCCCACGATGACAGGCCTGTTTCGCCATCTGTTTTATAAGAAGGTCGAGACACTCTGCATGAAAGCAGCCCCCGCGATTATTGCGGATTCACCTTATATGGCGGAACAGATCGTTCATAAAGCCGGTATCTCTAAAGAAATGATCCGCATTGTTCCTCACGGCATATTCACCGCGCAATTCCGGCCTCTGCAGAACCGGCAAAGCGCAGAACCGCAGGTCGTAAGCGTGGGAGCGCTCGTGCCGCGTAAAGGCCACCACCTGACGATCGAAGCATTCGCCCAGATGAAGCAGCGTCTACCGGATGCCCGCTTGTTTATCGCCGGCGAGATGCGCTCAGCAAGTTACTACCGGCAGTTATTCACGCTGATCGAGAAACAGGGAATGGCAGAAAGTATTGTAATCGCTGCCAATCCCTCCCGTACGCAGGTACTGGAAGCGCTCGGCAATGCCCGCATTTTCGCGCTGCACTCTAAGGACGAATCCCAGGATATGGCATTATGCGAAGCGCTGGCCGCAGGCCTGCCAGTGGTCGCCACAAAGGTAGGCGGCATTCCCTGGGTCATCGAGGACGGAAGCGACGGGCTGCTCGCGCCTTACGGCAATGTGGAGACTTTCTCCAGTCATATGCGCGCCCTGCTTACGGACAATGCGTTGCATGCGCGCATGACGGCTGCAGCAAAAACCTGTAGCCTCAGATTTGACTGGAAAAATATTGCCGATGAAGTTATGAAGGTTTACAGCAGCTTGAGGCCGTAA
- a CDS encoding lipid A deacylase LpxR family protein: protein MMQKPCSCKITALLLLLFSAGPAFAADPVLRPEDDKGIWTLEYENDIFTGTDSNYTNGERMAYLSPETTVPDWIEDMADSMPLFSKQGHKRWEAALGQSMFTPRDLQHIAAQANDRPFAGWLYATAGLMSDTGYKLDNLQLTVGMVGPASLAQQTQRWIHKSVVNDPIPQGWANQLRDEPGIILSYERKWRKLYESTPFGIGTDITPSMGINLGNIYTDASVGAMLRVGYDLPADYGPPIITPNLTGSDFFVPQKDFGWYLFTGVQGKAVGRNIFLDGNTFVNSRSVDKYPFVGELEAGIVFTFNSLRVGYTQTFNTKEFVGQKQYNNFGAVTLSLRY, encoded by the coding sequence ATGATGCAGAAGCCCTGCAGCTGTAAAATCACCGCTCTGCTTCTGCTGTTATTTTCAGCAGGTCCGGCGTTCGCAGCCGATCCGGTATTGCGCCCGGAAGACGATAAGGGCATCTGGACGCTGGAATATGAAAACGACATCTTCACAGGCACCGACAGTAATTACACGAACGGCGAGCGCATGGCTTATCTCTCGCCGGAAACCACGGTTCCGGACTGGATAGAGGATATGGCCGACAGCATGCCCCTTTTCTCCAAACAGGGACATAAGCGCTGGGAAGCCGCCCTTGGGCAAAGCATGTTCACGCCCCGCGACCTGCAACACATCGCAGCGCAGGCAAATGATCGCCCCTTCGCGGGCTGGCTTTACGCAACTGCGGGGCTGATGTCAGATACGGGTTACAAGCTCGATAACCTGCAATTGACAGTCGGCATGGTCGGTCCGGCATCGCTCGCCCAGCAGACACAGCGCTGGATTCATAAAAGCGTCGTCAACGACCCGATTCCGCAAGGCTGGGCCAACCAGCTGCGTGACGAACCCGGCATTATTCTTTCCTATGAGCGCAAATGGCGTAAGCTTTATGAATCTACGCCTTTCGGCATTGGCACAGATATCACACCGAGCATGGGCATTAATCTCGGAAATATCTATACGGATGCCTCTGTCGGCGCCATGCTGCGCGTTGGCTATGACCTGCCCGCCGATTACGGCCCGCCGATCATTACCCCCAACCTCACCGGCTCGGATTTCTTCGTTCCCCAGAAAGATTTCGGCTGGTACCTGTTCACGGGCGTGCAAGGCAAGGCCGTGGGTCGCAATATCTTCCTCGACGGCAATACATTCGTCAACAGCCGCAGCGTGGATAAATATCCGTTCGTGGGCGAGCTGGAAGCCGGTATCGTCTTTACCTTCAACAGCCTGCGTGTAGGCTATACCCAGACCTTCAACACCAAGGAATTTGTCGGCCAGAAACAATATAACAATTTCGGCGCTGTTACTCTGTCTTTGCGGTATTAA
- a CDS encoding DUF3147 family protein has protein sequence MWHLLLKSMLSGLIIMAVSEIAKRSTTAGALLASLPLVSVLAMVWLWQETKDSERLAGYAQSTFWMVLPSLPMFLLLPVLLRNGVGFYLALAISCGVTIALYFLMLWLLGRFGITL, from the coding sequence ATGTGGCACCTATTGCTGAAATCCATGCTGTCGGGACTTATCATTATGGCGGTCTCCGAGATTGCCAAGCGCAGCACCACGGCAGGTGCGTTGCTTGCCTCGCTTCCGCTTGTTTCCGTGCTCGCGATGGTCTGGCTGTGGCAGGAAACCAAGGATAGCGAGCGCCTGGCCGGTTATGCGCAATCCACTTTCTGGATGGTGCTGCCTTCGCTTCCGATGTTTCTGCTGCTGCCCGTGCTATTGCGTAATGGTGTGGGGTTTTATCTGGCCCTGGCCATCTCCTGCGGTGTAACCATAGCGCTTTATTTCCTGATGCTGTGGCTGCTGGGTAGGTTTGGCATTACGCTTTAG
- the pssA gene encoding CDP-diacylglycerol--serine O-phosphatidyltransferase has product MNRQKSGKRRLLAFPVSRLFPNMVTIAGLCCGISAMRFAIDGKFELAVTLLVAAAVIDGMDGRIARFLNSTSTFGAHLDSLSDFVCFGVSPAMVLYLWRLNEVKSIGWAMVLFFAVCCVLRLARFNTNLADETIEPWQKKFFTGVPAPAGAMLGLMPLVASFYVGNGIWTHAPLCAIWLALVGVLMASRIPTIAAKKLIITHEWVLPIMLVVGLIIVCVIIEPWLMFTVGGLLYCLSLPVGVLYYYRLARKYKLTSSDI; this is encoded by the coding sequence ATGAACAGGCAGAAATCAGGTAAACGGCGTTTGCTGGCATTCCCCGTCAGCAGGCTGTTTCCTAACATGGTGACGATTGCCGGGCTTTGCTGCGGTATTTCGGCCATGCGCTTTGCCATTGACGGGAAGTTCGAGCTGGCGGTGACGTTACTCGTGGCTGCAGCGGTCATTGACGGCATGGATGGTCGTATTGCAAGGTTCCTTAATTCCACGAGCACGTTCGGCGCGCATCTGGATTCCCTGTCCGATTTTGTCTGTTTCGGGGTTTCACCGGCCATGGTGCTGTATCTGTGGCGCCTGAACGAAGTTAAAAGCATCGGCTGGGCAATGGTGCTGTTTTTTGCCGTCTGCTGTGTGCTCCGGCTTGCAAGGTTCAACACGAATCTGGCAGATGAAACGATTGAACCCTGGCAGAAGAAATTCTTTACCGGGGTGCCTGCGCCCGCCGGGGCCATGCTCGGTCTCATGCCGCTGGTGGCGAGCTTCTATGTCGGCAACGGCATCTGGACCCATGCCCCGCTATGCGCGATCTGGCTGGCGCTGGTGGGCGTGCTGATGGCGAGCCGTATCCCGACGATTGCGGCTAAGAAACTCATTATCACGCATGAATGGGTGCTGCCGATCATGCTTGTGGTAGGGCTTATTATCGTCTGCGTGATTATTGAGCCTTGGTTGATGTTTACGGTCGGCGGGCTGCTTTACTGCCTGAGCCTGCCTGTGGGCGTGCTATATTATTACCGGCTTGCGCGGAAATATAAGCTCACGTCTTCCGATATTTAA
- the polA gene encoding DNA polymerase I codes for MPKKLYLIDGSGFIFRAYHSLPPLTRADGTPTGAVYGFVNMIMKLVEGAQADYMAVIFDAGRQTFRNRIYPQYKANRPPAPEDLIPQFPLVREATEAMNIPAIELADYEADDIIATYTRQAREKGLEVVIVSSDKDLMQLICEGVSMMDAMKNRAIGAAEVLEKFGVPPQKVHDVLTLIGDTSDNVPGVPGIGPKTAAELILQYGDFEGVLANAAQIKQPKRREALLQNADQARISHSLIALKNDVVLPHTIDDLILREPDAAKLLAFAQTMGFKSLVGRLEAKHGLKAPVVKEEAIPAGAVYEMVTDLATLDRWIAAAKAKGYVAFDTETTSLDAMRAELVGFSLCMEPGKACYVPLNHVTAEVAAAPQGNLFGGEAAHAAAQAKTFTRLANQIDPVLALQRLIPLLSDPSILKIGHNIKYDMLVLKKYGAEVTPQDDTMLLSSLLFSGIHNHNMDDLAEKHLGIKTITYDEVTGTGKGRISFAEVTLEKALAYAAEDADVTLRLWQKLKPQVISQKLLTLYETVERPLVSVIVAMEERGVKVDRAQLGALSQDFSQRIEVLGKKICEVAGCEFNIGSPKQLGEILFDKMQLGGGKKGKTGSYATGADVLEDLAEAGHEIAQLILDWRQLSKLKNTYTETLGEEINPATGRVHTSYAMAATTTGRLSSNSPNLQNIPIRTEEGRKIRTAFVAEQGNRLISADYSQIELRLLAHIADIPTLKQAFRDGSDIHAITASQMFGVPLAEVTGDLRRKAKTINFGIIYGISAHGLATRLGIGRTEAANYIDSYFKQYPGIKDYMESAKQQARDHGYVTTLFGRKCHFPGINDKNPSMRSFSERAAINAPLQGTAADIIKRAMIAVEQNLQGTSSKMLLQVHDELVVETPEADAEKTSQIVRHAMENAAHLSIPLTVSTHFGHNWNEAH; via the coding sequence ATGCCTAAAAAACTATACCTGATAGACGGCTCCGGTTTTATCTTCCGCGCCTACCATTCCTTGCCGCCGCTCACACGCGCTGACGGCACTCCCACCGGCGCGGTATACGGTTTCGTCAACATGATCATGAAGCTTGTGGAAGGCGCGCAGGCCGACTATATGGCCGTCATTTTCGATGCGGGCAGACAGACCTTCCGCAACCGCATCTATCCGCAATATAAGGCCAACCGCCCGCCTGCACCGGAAGATCTCATTCCGCAGTTTCCGCTCGTGCGCGAAGCAACCGAAGCCATGAACATCCCTGCCATCGAACTGGCGGATTATGAAGCGGATGATATCATCGCGACCTATACGCGCCAGGCGCGCGAGAAGGGCCTCGAAGTCGTCATTGTCTCGTCGGATAAAGACCTGATGCAGCTGATCTGCGAAGGCGTAAGCATGATGGACGCGATGAAAAACCGCGCCATCGGCGCTGCCGAGGTTCTGGAAAAATTCGGCGTACCGCCGCAGAAGGTGCATGACGTGCTGACACTGATCGGCGATACGTCCGACAACGTGCCGGGCGTACCGGGCATCGGGCCGAAAACCGCAGCAGAACTGATCCTGCAATACGGCGACTTTGAAGGCGTGCTGGCGAACGCAGCGCAGATCAAACAGCCCAAGCGGCGTGAAGCTTTGCTGCAGAATGCCGATCAGGCTCGCATCTCCCATTCGCTTATCGCCCTGAAGAACGACGTGGTGCTGCCGCACACAATTGACGATCTCATTCTGCGTGAACCCGATGCCGCCAAGCTGCTGGCCTTCGCCCAGACGATGGGCTTCAAATCCCTCGTCGGCAGGCTGGAAGCGAAGCATGGCCTGAAAGCACCCGTGGTCAAAGAAGAAGCTATACCGGCAGGAGCCGTGTATGAAATGGTGACCGACCTTGCCACGCTCGATCGCTGGATTGCTGCCGCAAAGGCTAAAGGCTACGTGGCATTCGACACGGAAACCACCTCACTGGATGCCATGCGTGCGGAGCTCGTGGGCTTTTCGCTCTGCATGGAACCTGGCAAAGCATGTTACGTTCCGCTGAACCATGTTACCGCAGAAGTGGCAGCTGCTCCTCAGGGCAACCTGTTCGGCGGCGAAGCCGCACATGCCGCTGCACAGGCAAAAACTTTTACAAGACTTGCCAATCAGATTGATCCCGTTCTGGCGCTGCAAAGATTGATTCCGCTGCTTTCCGATCCTTCCATCCTCAAGATCGGCCATAATATCAAGTACGATATGCTCGTGCTGAAAAAATACGGCGCGGAAGTAACACCGCAGGACGATACGATGCTGCTTTCCAGCCTGCTCTTTTCCGGAATCCATAACCATAATATGGATGACCTGGCCGAAAAACATCTGGGAATCAAGACCATCACCTATGACGAAGTGACCGGCACCGGTAAAGGGCGCATCAGCTTCGCGGAAGTGACGCTGGAAAAAGCGCTTGCTTATGCCGCTGAGGATGCCGACGTTACCTTGCGCCTCTGGCAGAAACTGAAGCCGCAGGTCATAAGCCAGAAATTGCTGACGCTCTATGAAACCGTGGAACGCCCTCTTGTGTCCGTCATCGTGGCCATGGAAGAACGCGGCGTGAAAGTGGATCGCGCTCAGCTTGGAGCCCTCTCGCAGGATTTCTCACAGCGTATCGAGGTGCTCGGCAAGAAAATCTGTGAAGTGGCCGGATGCGAATTCAATATAGGCTCCCCGAAGCAGCTCGGAGAAATACTGTTCGACAAAATGCAGCTTGGAGGCGGGAAGAAAGGCAAGACCGGCAGCTACGCCACAGGAGCGGACGTGCTGGAGGATCTTGCGGAAGCCGGGCATGAAATTGCACAGCTTATTCTCGACTGGCGGCAATTATCCAAGCTCAAGAACACCTATACAGAAACGCTCGGCGAAGAAATCAACCCCGCCACAGGCCGCGTGCACACCTCTTATGCAATGGCCGCAACAACGACGGGCAGGCTTTCCTCCAATAGCCCGAACCTGCAGAACATTCCCATACGCACTGAAGAAGGCCGCAAAATCCGCACCGCCTTTGTGGCAGAGCAAGGCAATCGTCTGATCTCGGCGGATTACTCGCAGATCGAGCTGCGCCTGCTCGCCCATATCGCTGATATCCCGACACTGAAACAGGCATTCAGAGATGGCAGCGACATCCACGCGATCACCGCCAGCCAGATGTTCGGCGTCCCGCTGGCTGAAGTCACCGGCGACTTGCGCCGCAAAGCCAAAACCATCAATTTCGGCATCATCTACGGCATCAGCGCGCACGGGCTGGCCACACGGCTTGGCATTGGCCGCACGGAAGCCGCTAATTACATCGACAGTTATTTCAAGCAATATCCCGGCATCAAGGATTACATGGAATCCGCCAAACAGCAGGCGCGCGACCATGGCTATGTCACAACATTGTTTGGTCGCAAATGCCATTTCCCGGGCATTAACGACAAAAATCCCTCCATGCGCAGCTTCTCGGAACGCGCCGCCATCAATGCTCCCCTGCAGGGTACAGCAGCGGACATCATCAAGCGCGCCATGATTGCTGTGGAGCAGAACCTGCAAGGCACATCATCCAAGATGCTGCTACAGGTGCATGACGAACTGGTGGTTGAAACTCCGGAAGCTGACGCCGAGAAAACTTCTCAGATCGTGCGGCATGCCATGGAAAATGCCGCGCATTTAAGCATCCCACTGACGGTTTCAACCCATTTCGGTCACAACTGGAACGAGGCACACTAA
- a CDS encoding TerC family protein, with the protein MDTSPTLWLGFFAIIVLLLAFDLGLLHKKDSEINVKQSLKLSLGYFIISLCFGLFVTLHIGQDDGSDFFTGYFIEKSLSLDNIFIIAMVFEHFAIPQRFQHRVLFWGILGAVIMRGLLILGGVELVHLFHPILYLFGAFLLFSGLRMLFMKESEQKTVEESKLLILIKRFIPVSDELHGNKFLIKQNRKWIATPLLMTLVFIELADVIFAVDSVPAVLAVTTDTFIVYTSNIFAVLGLRALYFALAAVLHRFEYLKYSLALVLMFIGSKIFLHPIYPISSPVSLSVTLALLVGGVVLSLHKTKHK; encoded by the coding sequence ATGGATACTTCCCCCACCCTTTGGCTTGGTTTCTTCGCAATCATCGTGCTGCTGCTCGCATTCGATCTCGGGCTGCTGCACAAGAAAGACAGTGAAATCAATGTAAAGCAAAGCCTGAAGCTGAGCCTGGGCTACTTTATCATCTCCCTGTGTTTCGGCCTGTTCGTCACGCTGCATATCGGCCAGGATGATGGCTCCGACTTCTTCACTGGTTACTTCATCGAAAAAAGCCTGTCGCTGGATAATATCTTTATTATCGCTATGGTTTTCGAACATTTTGCCATTCCGCAGCGCTTTCAGCATCGCGTATTGTTCTGGGGTATCCTGGGCGCAGTGATCATGCGCGGCCTGTTGATTCTGGGCGGTGTGGAGTTAGTGCATCTGTTCCACCCCATCCTCTATTTATTTGGCGCGTTCCTGCTGTTTTCCGGCTTAAGAATGCTGTTCATGAAGGAAAGTGAGCAGAAGACCGTGGAGGAAAGCAAGCTGCTGATCCTGATTAAGCGCTTTATTCCTGTAAGCGATGAGCTCCACGGCAACAAATTTCTGATAAAACAGAACCGCAAATGGATCGCTACGCCGCTGCTGATGACGCTGGTATTTATCGAGCTGGCGGATGTTATTTTTGCTGTCGACAGCGTTCCTGCCGTACTTGCCGTCACGACCGATACCTTCATCGTCTATACGAGCAATATCTTCGCCGTGCTGGGCCTGCGCGCACTCTATTTCGCGCTCGCCGCTGTGCTGCATCGCTTTGAGTATCTGAAATACTCCCTGGCACTCGTGCTGATGTTCATCGGCAGCAAGATCTTCCTGCACCCGATCTATCCGATCTCCTCACCCGTTTCGCTGAGCGTCACGCTCGCGTTGCTCGTGGGCGGCGTGGTACTATCGCTACACAAGACGAAGCATAAATAA
- a CDS encoding phosphatidylserine decarboxylase, whose product MLEEDNILYTIRKTIPPIHSEGWRFIAIFAVVTAIVGLMSSTLLFIGIVLTVWCAYFFRDPIRAVPARSGLVLSPADGLVQKITQVIPPTELGLGQEERTRISIFLNVFDVHVNRVPMAGKVTALHYHPGAFLNASLDKASEENERQYATVTTEDGKTVGFVQIAGLIARRILCDLENGQVVKAGERFGIIRFGSRVDVYLPLGSQPLVCAGQRAVGGETVLADLQSAETARIATAI is encoded by the coding sequence ATGCTCGAGGAAGATAACATACTTTATACGATCCGCAAAACCATTCCTCCCATTCACAGCGAGGGCTGGCGCTTCATCGCGATCTTCGCTGTCGTCACCGCCATCGTTGGCCTGATGTCTTCCACGCTGCTGTTTATCGGCATTGTGCTTACCGTATGGTGCGCCTATTTCTTCCGCGATCCCATCCGCGCCGTGCCAGCACGCTCCGGCCTGGTGCTGAGCCCTGCAGACGGTCTCGTGCAGAAAATTACGCAGGTCATCCCGCCGACGGAGCTTGGGCTCGGGCAGGAAGAACGCACCCGCATCAGCATTTTCCTCAATGTATTCGACGTGCATGTCAACCGCGTGCCGATGGCCGGGAAGGTAACCGCGCTGCATTACCATCCGGGCGCATTCCTCAATGCATCGCTTGACAAGGCCAGTGAAGAGAATGAACGCCAGTACGCCACCGTGACGACGGAAGACGGCAAGACCGTTGGCTTCGTACAGATTGCGGGGCTGATTGCGCGCAGAATCCTTTGCGACCTCGAAAACGGCCAGGTGGTGAAAGCCGGCGAGCGCTTCGGCATTATCCGCTTTGGCAGCCGCGTGGATGTTTACCTCCCGCTCGGCAGCCAGCCGCTGGTTTGTGCAGGGCAGCGCGCTGTAGGCGGTGAAACGGTGCTGGCAGATCTGCAGTCCGCGGAAACCGCCCGGATTGCTACCGCCATATAA
- the yihA gene encoding ribosome biogenesis GTP-binding protein YihA/YsxC — protein MSLFLKKCEFVMGGADLESLPATTWPEIAFAGRSNVGKSSIVNALTGRKTLVKVSNTPGRTQQINFFLLAEALMLVDLPGYGYAKAPKKDVARWTRLVKAYLSGRPNLRRVCLLIDSRHGIKDTDVEIMKELDKAAVNYQIILTKADKIKPAELEKVTEEAYAKIKRHPAAHPVIIQTSSEKGLGIEALREELEAFV, from the coding sequence ATGAGTCTTTTCCTTAAGAAATGCGAGTTCGTCATGGGTGGGGCGGATCTTGAATCCCTGCCGGCAACCACCTGGCCGGAGATCGCGTTCGCAGGCCGCTCCAATGTCGGCAAATCCAGTATTGTCAATGCCTTGACCGGAAGGAAAACGCTTGTCAAAGTCTCCAATACGCCCGGCCGCACGCAGCAGATCAATTTTTTCCTGCTGGCCGAAGCGCTTATGCTTGTGGACCTGCCCGGTTACGGCTATGCCAAAGCCCCCAAGAAGGATGTCGCCCGCTGGACACGGCTTGTGAAAGCCTATCTTTCAGGCCGCCCCAATTTGCGCCGCGTCTGCCTTCTGATCGACTCGCGTCACGGCATTAAGGATACGGATGTGGAAATCATGAAAGAGCTGGATAAGGCAGCCGTTAACTATCAGATTATTCTTACGAAAGCCGATAAGATCAAACCGGCAGAACTTGAAAAAGTCACCGAGGAAGCTTACGCCAAAATCAAGCGCCACCCTGCCGCACATCCGGTTATTATTCAGACCAGCTCGGAAAAGGGATTAGGTATCGAAGCCCTGCGCGAAGAACTGGAAGCATTTGTATGA
- a CDS encoding BolA family protein, which produces MTTRADHIRNLLQTTLNPQKLEIRDDSAKHAGHAGARPEGETHFRVEIVSDKFTGLSRVARHRLVNEALAPLFPQGLHALEIIAKSPQE; this is translated from the coding sequence ATGACAACACGCGCCGACCATATCCGCAACCTCCTCCAGACCACTCTAAATCCACAAAAACTGGAAATCCGGGATGACTCCGCCAAACACGCCGGTCATGCAGGCGCAAGGCCGGAAGGAGAAACCCATTTCCGTGTGGAAATCGTTTCGGATAAATTTACCGGGCTTTCGCGCGTTGCCCGCCATCGGCTGGTGAATGAAGCGCTGGCCCCGCTTTTCCCCCAAGGGCTGCACGCGCTTGAAATTATTGCAAAATCCCCTCAGGAATAA